From the genome of bacterium:
TACCCCATAAGTAAAACAGTGTTCACTGAGCACTGTCTATTTTACTTTTGTAACACTTTAGCCATCTGAAATTTGTGTAAGTTAAGGAGAAAGGGAGAAAAAGGAAAATTGGAGAAATATTCTTATTCATCTTTTTCTAATTCTATCCTTCTTACATCAATCTTATAATCTGCAAAGTTCACTAAGTGAACATTGATACAAGCAGCAATGATTTTATCAGTTAATTCATCTTCTCTCCATTTCTCCATATTCCCCTTTTCTCCTTTGTTACACTTCATTTGGGTAAATAGTTACTTACTTTTTATCAACAACTTCCTCACATTTTTTACATACCCTGACTTTTGAGCCATCATCCATGACTAATCTACCTAATCTTGTTGGTTGATTACAATTAGGGCACACAAACATTACCCTGGATACAGGAATGGAGGATTCGCGAGTTATTACTCCACCTATTTGTTGTTTTTGTGGATTTTTTCGTGTATGTCGTTTAACGAAGTTAATTCCTTCGACCATTACTCTATTCTTTTGCGGAAACACATGCAACACTTTGCCTTGTTTCCCATTATCTTTACCCGCAAGGATTGCGACTGTATCTCCTTTTTTAATAAAAACTTTATTCATTAATACCTCCATAGACAGTGAAGAGTATATAAATTTACTGTTCACTGACTACTTTTCTAAACTACTTCTGGAGCCAATGTAATAATTTTCATAAAATCTCTACTTCGTAATTCTCTGGCTACGGGTCCAAATATTCTGGTTGCGCGTGGATTTTTTTGTTCATCAATAATGACGGCGGCATTATCATCAAATCTAAGATAAGAACCATCTTTTCGTCTTGTTTGGTTTGTTGTGCGAACAATTACAGCTTTAACAACATCTCCTTTTTTAATAGGAGATGTTGGTATAGCTTCTTTAACCGAGGCAACAATTATATCACCTACATAGGCATATCTACTCTTAGTGCCTCCTAATACCTTGATGCACATTATTTTTCTTGCGCCTGAATTATCGGCTACCTCTAAACGAGTGCGTGCCTGAATCATAGTTTCTCCTCAAAATAAGGAAGTAGAGAGTAGAGAGTAGAGAGTAGAAAGTAAAGAAAACATCACTCCTCACGCNNNNNNNNNNNNNNNNNNNNNNNNNNNNNNNNNNNNNNNNNNNNNNNNNNNNNNNNNNNNNNNNNNNNNNNNNNNNNNNNNNNNNNNNNNNNNNNNNNNNTTCTTGCGCCTGAATTATCGGCTACCTCTAAACGAGTGCGTGCCTGAATCATAGTTTCTCCTCAAAATAAGGAAGTAGAGAGTAGAGAGTAGAGAGTAGAAAGTAAAGAAAACATCACTCCTCACGCTTATCTCCTTACATCCCACCTTCTATCTCCTACCACTATTTTCATCCTCATTTGTGAACCAGCGGTTCATGAGCGTTCTCCTGAAAATAGTTTTTTCACGCAAAGGTAAATTTTTCCCTTATTTCCCTTTGCGTTCTTTGCGTGCTTGGCGTGAAACTTCCTTTCCCCTGTCAAAATGTAAAATTATCTCTTTCATTTCACAACCTCAACTACTCGCCAGTGTTTAAGTTTTGATAGAGGTCTTGTTTCCATAATAGTTACTTGCGAACCTACCTGGCAGATATTTTTTTCATCATGGGCATAGAATTTACTTCTTCTTTTTATAACCTTTTTATAAAGTGGATGTTTAACGGGACTAACGACTGAGACAACAACGGTCTTGTCCATTTTATTACTAACTACTGTGCCAACTTTAACCTTTCTGGGTTCTCTTTGTTGTTTCATTAATGTTTCTCCCTTATACCTAATTCATATTCTCTCAAGAGTGTATTTATTTTTGCGATTGAGCGTCTTAATGTCCGAATTTTTGAAGGATTTTCTAAATGTTTCATAGCAGACTGTGTTCGTAAATTTAGCACCTCACCAAAAAATTTCTCTTTCTGGCTTTTTAACTCATCTAAATCCATTTCTTTTAAGTCTCTAAAATCTCTAAGTTTCACTTATTATTCTCCTTCTCTTGTTACGAATTTTGTTTTTATCGGTAACTTATGAGCAGTTAAAAGGAGTGCTTCGTGGGCTAATTCTTTTGTTACGCCACCTAATTCATAAAGAATCCGTCCAGGTTTAACAACAGCAACCCAATATTCAGGTGCTCCTTTACCTTTACCCATTCTTGTTTCAGCCGGTTTTTTGGTTACAGATTTATCCGGGAATATTCTAATCCACAATTTACCACCTCTTTTAATATGTCTGGAGATAGCAATTCTGCCTGCTTCGATTTGTCTATTGGTTATCCAACCACACTCTAATGCCTGTAAGCCATATTCTCCAAAGTTAAGTTGAGCGCCGGCGGTAGATATTCCCTTTCGTCTGCCGCGATGTGTTTTTCGATATTTAACTCGTTTGGGCATCAACATTGACTTCTTCCTCCATTAATTTCGCTCCTAATCCCATTAATCTTGCTCTTTCTCTTTCTTCTTCAGATAAAATCTCACCTTTAAATATCCACACCTTTATCCCAATTCGGCCATAGGTAGTTACTGCTTCTGCGGTGGCATAATCGATTTCAGCTCTCAGGGTATGAAGCGGAACTCGTCCTTCCCGATACCATTCACTTCGAGCTATTTCTGCACCGCCAAGCCTACCACCACAGGTTACTTTAATTCCTTTAGCCCCATGGCGTAGCGCCGTTATAACTGCCTGTCTCATTGCCCTTCTAAAAGAGATTCTTTTTTCTATCTGGATAGCGATATTTTCTGCAACCACCTGAGCCTCTAATTCTGGTTCTTTAATCTCATTAATATCAATTTGAATCTGGAGGTTAGTCATTTTTAGAATTTCCTGGCGTAATTTTTCTACATCCTGTCCTCTGCGACCAATGACTATTCCCGGTCGAGCAGTATAAATGGTAATTCTCATTTTCTGCCCAAATCGCTCAATAATGATTTTTGACACACCAGTTCTCTTTAATCTCTCTTTGATAAACTTTCGAATTTTCAAGTCTTCAATCAAATCATTTCTATAGGATTTTTTTGAAAACCAGCGTGATTCCCAATCATAGATATACTTTAACCTGAAACCTATTGGATGAACCTTTTGTCCCAAATTTTACTCTCCCTTCCTTATATTTTCATAAACTCAGGTAGCACTATCGCCCAATTTATTAATTGCACCAATAAAATTACCAGGGCAATCAATACAACTACCTTTAAAATAAATTTTATCATATCTTTCTTTTCTTTACCCTTCGAATACTCCCGATAATAACCAATTGTTTCATACACTGTGAGAAGTGTGACTAAAGCCATTAACGCTACATAAACCCATAATGTCATTTTAGATTACCTC
Proteins encoded in this window:
- the rpsQ gene encoding 30S ribosomal protein S17, with translation MKQQREPRKVKVGTVVSNKMDKTVVVSVVSPVKHPLYKKVIKRRSKFYAHDEKNICQVGSQVTIMETRPLSKLKHWRVVEVVK
- the rpsC gene encoding 30S ribosomal protein S3 is translated as MGQKVHPIGFRLKYIYDWESRWFSKKSYRNDLIEDLKIRKFIKERLKRTGVSKIIIERFGQKMRITIYTARPGIVIGRRGQDVEKLRQEILKMTNLQIQIDINEIKEPELEAQVVAENIAIQIEKRISFRRAMRQAVITALRHGAKGIKVTCGGRLGGAEIARSEWYREGRVPLHTLRAEIDYATAEAVTTYGRIGIKVWIFKGEILSEEERERARLMGLGAKLMEEEVNVDAQTS
- the rpmC gene encoding 50S ribosomal protein L29; translated protein: MKLRDFRDLKEMDLDELKSQKEKFFGEVLNLRTQSAMKHLENPSKIRTLRRSIAKINTLLREYELGIREKH
- the rplX gene encoding 50S ribosomal protein L24 yields the protein MNKVFIKKGDTVAILAGKDNGKQGKVLHVFPQKNRVMVEGINFVKRHTRKNPQKQQIGGVITRESSIPVSRVMFVCPNCNQPTRLGRLVMDDGSKVRVCKKCEEVVDKK
- the rplP gene encoding 50S ribosomal protein L16, with amino-acid sequence MLMPKRVKYRKTHRGRRKGISTAGAQLNFGEYGLQALECGWITNRQIEAGRIAISRHIKRGGKLWIRIFPDKSVTKKPAETRMGKGKGAPEYWVAVVKPGRILYELGGVTKELAHEALLLTAHKLPIKTKFVTREGE
- the rplN gene encoding 50S ribosomal protein L14, giving the protein MIQARTRLEVADNSGARKIMCIKVLGGTKSRYAYVGDIIVASVKEAIPTSPIKKGDVVKAVIVRTTNQTRRKDGSYLRFDDNAAVIIDEQKNPRATRIFGPVARELRSRDFMKIITLAPEVV